TTTGCCTTGCTCGGGATCGGGCTGGGATTGGCGGTGCCCTCAACCGGCGCTGCAGCGATGGGAAGCGCTCCTCGTGAGCGGACGGGAGCAGCTTCGGCAACGATGAATGCGCTGCGGCAAGGCGGAATGACCATTGGCATAGCCCTTCTTGGAACCATCATGAGCGCACGGGCCGTCGCGTCGCTGAAGAGCGTGCTTGCGCAATCCGGCGTTGACGATGTCGCCGCTATCGCGGCCGTCGCCGTTCAACGGCATGAGGTTCCATCGACGCTCCCTGTCGCTTCCGGGGCGTTCCACGAGATACTGGCAGGCGCCTTCACGCAGGGCTTCTCCCTCGCGGCTGGGTTCGCTGGAATTCTAGGCCTCGTGGCAGCCGGAGTGGTCGCGCTCTCATCACGCAGGCAGTGACAGCGGTGCGAGTGTTCGATTGAAACACAGCGAAAGCTAGCCTTGAACCGCGCCGGGTTTGCCGGAGGCTGATTTCGGTTAGTTACGCGGCCATGTCTTCAGTTTCCAGAGCTGCGTAGAAGTTTGCCTCAGCTTCCGCCGGCGGAATGTTCCCGATCGGCTCGAGCAGCCGGCGGTTGTTGAACCGGTCGACCCATTCGAGAGCGGCATATTCGACTGCCTCGAAGCTGCGCCAAGGGCCGCGACGCTGGATGACTTCCACCTTGAAAAACCTTGCAGATCGGCTCGACCCCATGTTCACCACGATGATCGTCGATGAACCCGACCATCACTTCGACCGGCGGTCGAGCATCTCAGGCATTGCTCGAAGCAATGCCGCACCGCCTTCGATCATCGCAAAATATGCGCTCGCCTTGCGCGGGATCTCGTTGGTCTGGCGCAGCTCCCGGTTCTCTCGTTCCAGCGCCTTCATCTTCTCTGCCAAGTCGGCTGGGATGCCAGCGCGCTGGCCGCTGTCGACCTCGGCCTTCTTGCCCCACTCATTCAGGGTCTGGGGCGCACAGCCGATCTTCGCGGAACTCGACATGACTGCCTGCCAGCGCGATCCATGCTGACCCTCATTGTCGAGGGCCAGGCGCACCGCACGTTCGCGCAGTTCGGGCGAAAACTTGTTCGTCGTCTTGCTCATGATGCCCCATCCTACTCAGGAGTTGGAGCCTCCGGCAAAACCGGCACGGTTCACTGCCCTGCACCTGCGCCGCCGACTTCGCCGCCAAGGTGATCGTCGATACCGTGCGCGGCGGACTCTTCTCCGACTGGGAAACCGACGCCTCTGGCAGGAAGCCCGCGCCCTGACAGAGAGTGCAGTATCAACCTTGCAGCATCGTGGCAGCAGCCCCTAACCATCTCATCGTGGCGAGATTGCGGACCTGCTGGAGGTGCGGCACGGCGACGTCAAGCCAACCGTCGAACGGCTGGCGGATCGAGGCATCATCGGACGTCCTCCGTCGGAGGAGATGCAAATTGCCGCCTGGAACAACCGTGCCTACGTCACCGAAGTCTATCATCTGGAAAAGCGCGACAGCTACGTGGTGGTCGCGCGGCTCTCGCCCGAGTTCACGGCCCGCCTCGTGGATCGCTGGCAGGAGCTCGAAGAGAAGGCATCGGCACTGCCGGACCCCATCAGCTCAGCCGAGCCGGCATGTGCCTGGGCAGACCAGGTCGAACGGAACGACCGGCAAACGGTGCAGATCGCCGACATGCGCGAAGATGTCGAAGCCCATCATCGCCCGACCAAGGCAGCGGGTAGCCTGAACATCACCGAAGCAGTCAAGACGCTTGGCGTTCGGCCCAAGAAACTCCTTTGACTGGCTGGCGCAGAACGGCTGAATCTACCGCCGCCCCGGCGCGGCGAACTGGCTGGGCTATCAGACGAAGTGCGATCAGGGCTTGTTTCTGCACAAGTCCACCACTCTCCGACGGCTCCGAGAAGATCACCGAACAGATGCGCGTGACGCCGAAGGGGCTTTCGAAGCTGGCGAAGTTGATCCCGCCGACTGCCAGACTGGTCTGTTACCTCGACCGCCGCCAGCCCCGTCCCTACGACGCTTTTTGAGGAAAGCGGGCCGGGGCTGGCTCATCTCATCAATCCCAAACGCCGGAGCGGAAATGAGGCCAATCCGCCAGCAATCAACCCCGTATGCCGGAGAACCGGAAAAACTAGGCCCGATCCGCAGCGATTTCCTCGACGAGGATCGCCGCGATCTCGTGACAATCGGCGGGCGAAAAGGTCAGCGGCAGCCGCAGATCGATCAGCCCGGCCAGCGCCCGGTCGGTCTGCGGCAGCGGCTCGGGCGCGACATAGCCCCAATGGACATAGCGCGAGGTGAAACCCTGCGGCTGCTCGGCGCCGAACCATTTCAGCTCGACCCCGCGCGCAGCGGTCCGCCCCAGAAAATCCGCGATGCGCTCGGGCGGCCAGCCGGGCAGGCGGAACTGGAAGGACGAGCCGACGAAACGCTCGGCGGCGGGCCGCTCGATCAGCGTGATCCCCGGGCAGCCCCGCAACCCTGCCTCGAGCGCGCGGTACAATTCGGCCCAGCGCGCGACCCGGTCCGGCAGCTCGGCCAGTTGCGGCCGCAGGATCGCGGCACGAAGCGCATCCATCCGCCCCGAGACATTCGGCATCTCGGCCAGGAGCCCCTCGAAATGCTCGGGCCCCGGCGCCGCGCGGTGGCGCGGATACATCATGTAGGAGCCCGACAGCAGGATCGCGCGCGCCATCAGTTCGGGATCGTCCGAGATCAGCAGCCCGCCCTCGCCCGAATTGAGGTGCTTGTAGGTCTGGGTCGAATAACAGGCCATCGCGCCATGCCGCCCCGAAGCCACCCCGTTCCAGGCAGCCCCCATGGTGTGGGCGCAATCCTCGATCACCGCGACCCCGGCGCCGTCGCAAATGGCCATGAGCCGGTCCATGTCGCAGATATGGCCGCGCATATGCGACAAGAGCAGCACCCGCGCCCCGGTCCCGGCGATCCGCGCCTCGAGATGACCAAGGTCGATCACCAGATCGGACGTGACCTCGACCAGCACCGGCCGCGCGCCCAGACTGGCAATCGCGCCCGGCACCGGCGCCAGCGTGAAGGCATTGGTCAGGACCGGCTCGCCCGGGCCCACCTGCAAGGCGCGCAGCGCGGTGGCCAGCGCATAGCCGCCCGAGGCCACCGCCAGCGCGAAACGGGCGCCGGTGAAGGCCGCGAACGCCTCTTCGAGCAGCGCGACCTCGCCCGCCTCGCCCTCGGTCAGGTTGTAGCGATGCAGCCGCCCGTGCCGGAGCACCGCGACCGCCGCCTCGATCGCCGCCTCGGAAAGCGGCTCCTGCTGGGTGAAGCTGCGGGAGAAACGCGGCACCATGGCTCAGGCCGCGGGCAGAAGCTTTGCCACGAGGCCGTCAAGCTCGGCATAATCGGCCATCAGCGCCTCGGGCTCCAGCGCGGACATCTCGTCGGCGGCGGGACCGAAGCTGACCAGCACGCAAGGGACGCCCGCGGCACGCGCGGTCGCACGGTCGGTGCCGCTGTCGCCGACCAGCATCGAGCGGCCCACCTGCCCGCCCACCTGCTCGACCGCCAGCGCATAGGGCGCAGGGTCGGGCTTGCGCACCGGCAGCGTATCGGCACCGACGAGCGAGGCGAAAAGCCCGCGCACGCCAAGCCGGGTCATCAGCTCTTCGGCCAAGGCGGCGGGCTTGTTGGTACAGATCCCGACCCCGATACCCGCCTCGCGCAGCCGTTCGACCGCCGCGACGGCGCCGGGATAAAGCCGGGTATGGCGGTCGAGCCCGGCCGCGTAATGATCGAGAAGCAGCGGAAACTGTTCGGCCACCGGCGCATCATCGCCGATCCGGCCCAGCCGCTCGAAGCCGAGCCGCAGCATCGCCCGGCCGCCGAGGAAGGCGGTGGCCGCATCGGCCTCGGGATCGAGCGGGCGGCCCTGCCCCAACGCCTCGAAACAGGCATTGGCCGCGTCGATCAGATCGCGGCTGGTATCGGCCAATGTGCCGTCCAGATCGAAGATCACCGTCCGCATACGCCACCTCTTTCTTCCGTTCGCCGCCCCTGTAACAGAGCGAAATGCCAAGTGAACCGGCCGCAGGTTGCGAACCGCAGGAACCGCGATAAAAGGGGAGCGAGAAAAAGGAAAGAGCAGAGACCCCCATGCCCACCGCCCTGATCCTCCTGGCCGCCGGCCAGGGCAACCGCATGATGTCCGACCGCGCCAAGGTGCTGCACGAGGTCGCCGGGGCACCGCTTCTGGCCCATGCGATGGCGGCGGGCCGCGCGCTCGACTCGGCCCGGACCGTTGTCGTGACCGGGCATCAGGCCGAGGCGGTGCGCGCCGCAGCCCTCGACATCGACCCCGAGGTCGCCGTCGCCGAACAGACCGAGCGGCTTGGCACCGGCCATGCCGTGGCCCAGGCCCGCCCCGCGCTTGAGGGATTTTCGGGCGATGCGATCGTGCTTTACGGCGACACCCCCTTCATCCGGCCCGGGACGCTCGAGGCGATGGCGGCCGCCCGCGCCCGGCATGCGGTGGTGGTGCTGGGCTTTCATGCCGCCGATCCCAAGCGCTACGGGCGACTGGTGATGGCGGGCGAGACGCTGGACCGGATCGTCGAATATAACGACGCGACCGAGGACGAACGCGCCCTGACCTTGTGCAATTCGGGGGTGATCGCTGCCGATTGCGCAACCCTGTTCGAGCTGATCGGCGCGCTCTCGAACGACAATGCGGCGGGCGAATACTACCTGACCGACGTGGTCGGGCTGGCCCGCGCGCGCGGGCTGTCGGCGGGCGTCGTGATCTGCGACGAGGCCGAGACGCTGGGCGTCAATTCGCGCGCCGATCTGGCCGCGGCCGAGGCCGCCTTCCAGGCCCGCGCGCGAGCCGAGGCGCTGGAGAACGGCGTGACGCTGGTCGCGCCCGAAACCGTCTTCTTCGCCTTCGACACCGTGATCGGCCGCGATGCCGTGATCGAGCCCAACGTGATCTTCGGTCCCGATGTCACCGTCGAATCCGGCGCCCGGATCCGGGCCTTCTCGCATCTCGAGGGCTGCCATGTCAGCCGCGGCGCCGTGGTCGGCCCCTTCGCCCGGCTGCGTCCCGGCGCCGAGCTGGCCGAGGATGTGCGGGTCGGCAATTTCGTCGAGATCAAGAATGCGCAGGTGGCCGAGGGCGCCAAGGTCAATCACCTGACCTATATCGGCGACGCCACCATCGGCGAGCGGGCCAATATCGGCGCGGGCACCGTCACCTGCAATTACGACGGCGTCTTCAAGCACCGCACCGAGATCGGCGCCCATGCCTTCATCGGCTCGGACACGATGCTGGTGGCCCCGGTGAGTATCGGCGCCCATGCCATGACGGCCTCGGGCTCGGTCATCACGTCGGACGTGCCCGAGGACGCGCTGGCGCTTGGCCGGGCGCGCCAGCAGGTCAAGCCGGGGCTCGCGCGGCGGCTAATGGACCGGCTTCGGGCCGAAAAGGCGAAGCGCAAGGGCTAATAGGCGGGATCTCCCGCCCTGTACGGAGTTAATCGCATGTGCGGAATTGTCGGCGTTCTGGGCGATCACGAGGCCGCGCCCCTGCTGGTGGCGGCCCTCGGGCGGCTGGAATACCGGGGCTATGACAGCGCCGGGATCGCCACCGTCAATGCCGGCCGGCTCGACCGCCGGCGGGCGGTGGGCAAGCTCGTCAACCTCTCGGACCTGCTGGTCCATGAGCCGCTGCCCGGCAAGGCCGGGATCGGCCATACCCGCTGGGCCACCCATGGCGCCCCCACCCTCGCCAATGCGCATCCCCAGCGCGCGGGCCGGGTCGCGGTGGTCCATAACGGCATCATCGAGAATTTCCGCACGCTCCGCGACGAGCTTGGCGCCCGCGGCATCGGTTTCGAAAGCGATACCGATACCGAGACCGTGGCGCATCTGACCCAGACCTATCTCGACGAGGGAATGGCCCCGCGCGAGGCGGCCGCCCGTGCGCTTGACCGGCTGGAAGGCGCCTTCGCGCTGTTGTTCCTGTTCGAGGGCGAAGACGACCTGATGATCGCCGCGCGCAAGGGCTCGCCGCTCGCGATCGGCCATGGCGAGGGCGAGATGTTCGTGGGCTCGGATGCCATCGCGCTGGCGCCGCTGACCAACCGCATCACCTATCTCGAAGAGGGCGACCGCGCCGTGGTCACCCGCGCGGGCGCCGAGATCTTCGATGCCGCGGGCGATCTGGTCCTGCGCGAGATCCGCACCATCGAGATCGACGCCACCCGGATCGAGAAGGGCGGCTACAAGCATTTCATGGCCAAGGAGATCGCCGAACAGCCCGCGGTGCTGGGGGATGCCCTGCAGCACTATCTGGGCGAAGAAGGCACCGAGATCACCCTGCCCGGCGGCGGCATCGATTTCTCTGGCGTCACCCGGATCACCATGGTCGCCTGCGGCACCGCCTATCTGGCCTGCCTCACCGCCAAATACTGGATCGAGCGGCTGGCCCGGCTGCCGGTCGATGTCGATGTGGCCTCGGAATTCCGCTACCGCGAGCCGCCGATCCCCGAAGGCACGCTGGCGATCTTCGTCAGCCAGTCGGGCGAAACCGCCGACACACTGGCCGCGCTGCGCTACTGCACGGGCCGGGCCGACCGGATCGTCTCGGTGGTGAATGTCCCCGAAAGCTCGATCGCGCGGGAAAGCGACCTGGCACTGCCGATCCTCGCGGGCGCCGAGATCGGCGTCGCGTCGACCAAGGCCTTCACCTGCCAGCTGGCCGTTCTGGCGCTGGTCGCGCTCGACGCCGCGCGGCAGCGCGGGCGGCTCGCGCCGGCGGACCTGGCCCGGCACCTGGCCTCGCTGCAGGCGATGCCGGCACGGTTCAACGCGGCACTGGCACTGCACGAGCCGATCCGACGTCTGGCCGAACGCCTGGCCGAGACCACCGACGTGCTTTTCCTGGGCCGTGGCGCGATGTACCCGCTGGCGCTGGAAGGCGCGCTGAAGCTCAAGGAAATCAGCTATATCCATGCCGAGGGCTATGCCAGCGGCGAGCTCAAGCACGGCCCCATAGCCCTCGTCGAGAAGACCGTACCGGTGATCGTGATGGCGCCCCATGACCGGCTGTTTGACAAGACGGTCTCGAACATGCAGGAGGTGATGGCGCGTGGCGGCCCGGTGCTGCTGATCACCGATGCCCGCGGCGCGGCCGAAGCCGGGAGCGGCGTCTGGGAGACGCTGATCATGCCCGAGGCGTCCGATCTCTTCGCGCCGATGCTCTATGCGCTTCCGGTGCAGCTTCTGGCCTATCACACCGCCGTCGCCAAGGGCACCGATGTCGACCAGCCCCGCAATCTGGCGAAATCGGTGACCGTCGAATAGGGACCTCTCCGCCACAACGCGCCGGTGTGACCTGCCAATAGATCACAGTTGTTTCGCACCGGCACGCGGCTTGTGACAGACCTCCTTGGGTCGGGTCCCGTTACCGGAACATGACGGTCGCTGCAACGCAGCTGGCAGCGCGCCGCATCTGTCCTGGCGGCTGGCGATCGGGCACCGCCCGCATGAAGAAGAGGCCCTTGATCCGGAGGCGCTGCCCCTGGAGTTTCCGGTCACGGCGCGTCGGGGTGGCTGCGCCCATGCCAGGCCCGGCAAGCGCACCGAGGGTCCTGGCGACGACCTTCAAGCGGATGAACCGGTTGCAAAGCGCCTTCAGAGGCCCATGGGCGGCGGGCGCGTCCTTCCATCTACCCCGTTTTTGCCGAGGAAGACTATCCGGCCCGGAACCCGTCATTCATCCACCCGCGTCTTGCCTCGGGATTACGGACAGAACCGCCAAAAGCCGCCCCATCTGGCCTCGCTCGACCGCAAATGCCGTCCCCTCAGGTCCCCGCGTGCTATCCGGAAGCATGAAACAGGCCGCCGCGCGGTCTCGAACGACCTGGAGGGGCCCGCTCCCGGGCAGATCAGAAACCCAATCTCCTTGTCCCCCCGGCTACCGGCGGCGCGGGTCCGGCTCAGCCCGACAGCACCTTGCGGAACCGCACCAGCACCACGCCCAGCGCCAGCGCCGCCATCGCCGCCATCCGCAAGAGCTCGCCCGCCACCTGCGCAAAACCCGCATCGCGATACAGGACCGATTGCGCGAAGGCGACGAAATGCGGCGCGGGACTGACCGTCCGGATCACCGCCTGCATCCAGTCCGGCATGGATTCGAGCGGCGTCACCCCGCCCGAGAGCAGCAGCATCACGATGATGACCGGGATCACCAGCAGCCCGAACTGCCCCATGTTGCGGGTGAAGGTGGCCAGCAGCAGCCCGATGCTGCCGACGGCGACCACATAGACCGCCGCGCCCAGCACATAGAGCCCGAGCGAATTCGTCAGCGGCACGCCGAGCCCCCAGTGGATCACCGTCACCAGGCTCGCGACCGAGGCCAGCAGGATGACGAGACCCGAGGCCAGAATCTTCGACAGCACGATCTCGTGGGGGCGGACCGGCATCACCAGCACATGTTCGATTGTGCCCTGCTCGCGCTCGCGGATCATCGCCGCGCCCGACAGGATCAGTGTCAGGATGGTGACGTTGTTCATCAGCTGCATCACCGACGTGAACCAGGTCGCGGTCAGGTTCGGGTTGAAGCGGTTGCGAAACACCACGTCGACCGGGGCCGTGCCGTCGCCGCCGGGATCGGCATAGTCCTGCAATTCATCAGCCAGCAACTGCTGCAGGAAAGTGGCGCCGTTGCCGGCCTGGGCCATGGCGGTGGCATCGACCAGCAGCATCAGCTTGGGCGCATGGCCCGAGCGCAGGTCGCGCTCGAAATCGGGCGGGATCGACAGCACCAGGACATAGCGCCCCTCAAGCTGGGCCGCTGCGGCCGCCTCGGGCGACAGCACCGGCGCCTCCTGGAACAGCGGCGGCCGGATCGCGTCGGTCAGCCGGTGCGACAGCGGGCTCCGGTCCTCGTCGACCACCGCAACCGCCAGATCGCGGATCTCGGTCGAGGCCGCATTCGCCACCATCCAGGTCGCGACGGTGAAGACATAGAGGATCAGCACCGCCATCACCCGGTCGCGGCGGATCGCGCGCAGTTCCTTCAGCATCAGGCGCAAGGTGTTGAGCAGGCTTCGCATCGGCTCAGGCCTCCTGTTTCCGCAGCCCGAGGATGGCGAGGCTCAGATAGATCATGCAGAACCCCGCCAGCACGGCCGCATTCGGCGCGATCTCGGCCCAGCCGAAGCCCTTGAGGAAGGTGCCGTTCGTCACCGCCTGATACCAGGCGCTGGGAAAGCTCTGCCCGACCAGGCGCCCGGGCGTGTCGAGCGAGGCCACAGGCAGGATCAGCCCCGAGAAGTTCACCGCCGGGATGATCGACAGCACCGAGGTCGCGAAGACCGCCGCGACCTGGCTGCGGGTAAAGGCCGAGATCAACTGACCGAACCCCGTGGTGGCGAAGACATAGAGGAAGGAGGATGCGGCCAGCGCGGGCAGGCTGCCGGTGAAGGGCACGCCGAACACCGTGCGCCCGATCGCATAGAGCATCCAGAAGCTCGCCCAGGCGATCGCCAGATAGGGCAGCTGCTTGCCCAGGAGGAACTCGATCCGGGTGACCGGGGTGGACCGGAAATTGGCGATGGTGCCGGTCTCCTTCTCGCGCACCACGCTGATCGCCGACATGATCGCGGGGATCAGCATCAGGATCACCATCATCATCGAGGGCACCATCGCATGCGCGCTCTTGAAGGCCTGGTTGAACAGGAAGCGGTTCTCGATGCCGACCGCGGGCCCGGCCCCCGGCGCGCGGCGCCCGGCATAATCCGACATCAGCCCCAGCGTATAGCTGCGCGCGGTCTCGGCCCGGAACGGCATCGCCCCGTCGATCCAGAGCGAGACCTCGGGCACATCGCCACGCCTGAGATCGCGGCCATACTCGTCGGGGATTTCCAGCGCCACCGTCAGATCGCCACGCGCCATCCGGTCGCCCAGATCGGACGGTCCGCCCAGATTTTCCGTCTCGGCGAATTGCCGGATCGAGGTGAACTGCTCGACCAGTTCGCGGCTTTCCGGGCTGCGATCCTGATCGCGGACGGCAAAGCTCAGCCGGTCGACATCGAAGGAAATGCCGTAGCCCATCGTCAAAAGCAGGATCGCGGGCCCGGCAAGGGCGAAGAAGACCCGGATCGGGTCGCGCATCAGCTCGAGCGTCTCGCGCCAGCAATAGGCCCAGAGCCGGGTCAGCCCGCCAAAGCGCGGCACGGTTTCCGTCTGCGGCGCCGCGACCGGGGCGGCCGGAGCGGTCTGGTCGGGCGCCAGCTCGGCCTCGAGGCAGGAAATGAAGGCCTCTTCCAGCGAGGCCGCGCCGCGCCGGGCGACGATCTCGGCGGGGGTGCCCACATCCAGCACCCGCCCCGCATGCATCAGCGAGATCCGGTCGCAGCGCTCGGCCTCGTTCATGAAATGGGTCGAGATGAAGATCGTGACGCCCTTGTCGCGCGACAGCGACATGAGCGTGCGCCAGAAGGCGTCGCGCGCCACCGGATCGACCCCCGAGGTCGGTTCGTCGAGGATCAGCACCTGCGGCGCATGCAGCGTGGCCACGGCCAGCTGCAGGCGCTGGCGCTGGCCCAGCGGCAGATCCCAGGGCAGGCGGTCGGCCAGCCTGTCGAGCTCGAACTCGGCCAGCACCTCGTCGACGCGGGGACCGCGCCGCTCTTTCGGCAGATGGTAGAGATCGGCATGCAGCTCGAGGTTCTGCCGCACCGTCAGTTCGGAATACAGCGAGAAGCCCTGCGACATGTAGCCGATCCGCATCCGGCTTTCGATGTCCGAGGCGCGCAGCTTGCGGCCGAACAGCTCGGCCTCGCCCTCGCTCGGATCGAGCAGCCCGGTCAGCATCTTCATCGTCGTCGACTTGCCGCAGCCATTCGAGCCGAGAAAACCGAAGATCTCGCCCTCGGGGATCGTGAAGCTGACATCGTCGACGGCGGTGAAGTCGCCGAAACGCCGGGTCAGGTGGCGGGCCGCAATGGCGACGCGCCCGCTGCCCTCGCCAAGCGGGCGCGACACCAGCGGCGGCGCCTCGGGCCGGTCCGGCAGCAGCCGCACGAAGGCCTCTTCCAGCGTCGCGGCACCCGCCTTCGCCTTCAGCTCGGCCGGGCTTCCCGAGGCCAGAACCTGCCCCGCATTCATCGCCGCGAGCCACTCGAAGCGATCCGCCTCTTCCATATAGGCCGTGGCAACCAGCACGCTCATGCCCGGCATCTCGGCCCGGATGCGGTCGATCAGCTCCCAGAACTGGCGCCGCGACAGCGGGTCGACCCCGGTCGTCGGCTCGTCGAGAAGCAGCAGGTCCGGGTCATGGATCAGCGCCGAGCACAGGCCGAGCTTCTGCTTCATCCCGCCCGACAGCTTGCCCGCGGGCCGGTCCGGAAAGGGCGCAAGGCCGGTGGCCTCCAGCAGCATCCCGATCCGGTGACCGCGTTCGGCCGCGCCCTGCCCGAAGAGCCGCCCGAAGAATTCGAGATTTTCGCGCACCGACAGCGTCGGATAGAGGTTTCGCCCCAGCCCCTGCGGCATATAGGCGATCCGCGGCGCAAGCGCGCGCCGGGCGGCCGGGTCGGACATGTCGCGGCCAAGCACGCGCAGCTGTCCCTCCTGCAACCGCCGGACGCCCGCGACCAGCCCCAGCAGCGTCGACTTGCCGACACCGTCAGGGCCGATCAGCCCGGTCATGCAGCCGGCCGGCACGGCAAGCCCGATGCCCGAAAGCGCCGCCTTGCCGCCATAGCGGTGGGTCAGCCCGGCGATCTCGGCGGCGATGCCGCCCGCCCCGGGAGAGTGCTCCGGAACCGGTGCCATGATCTAGTCCGGAAGCTGGACCTGAAGGTCGGCCGGCCAGGGCGTCTCGGGCGCGGTGCGCACGAAGCCACGGCCGCGGACGCCGGTCTTGACCTGATCCTCGAAGCGCTCGAGCAGGTTGCGCGGGATCGTCAGCTTGACGCGGAAGACCAGGTCCTCGCGCTCGGCAATGGTCTCGACGCTTTTCGGGGTGAACTGGCTTTCGGGCGAGATGAAGGTCACCCGGGCCGGCACCACATATTGCGGGATCGGATCGAGGATCAGCCGCGCCTCGTCATTGGCCGAGATCAGCCCCACCGTCGGCGCGGGCAGATAGATGTTCATGTAGACATCGGTCAGGTCGAGCAGGGTGACGACCGGCGCGCCCGCCGCCACCACCTCGCCGGGCTCGTGCAGCCGGTACAGCACCCGCCCGCGGATCGGCGCCCGGATCGTCAGATCGTCCAGCGCGATTTCCAGCCGGTCGACCTCGGCCTCGCTCGAGGCCATCAGCGCCTCGGCATCGCTGACCTGGGCATGGGCCATCGCCAGCGCGGCCTCGGCCGAGGTGAAGGCGTTCCTGGCGTCGTCATTGGCGCTGTCGCTGGCATGGCCGTCGGCATGCAGCCGCTCGACCCGGGCGCGATTGGTCCGCGCCACGTCAAGCGCGCTTTGCGCCTGCATCACGCTGGCCTCGGCCAGCTCGCGGGCGGCCTTGGCGCGCAGGACCGCCGCCCGTGCGCCCAGCAGCTGCGCCC
The genomic region above belongs to Rhodovulum sulfidophilum DSM 1374 and contains:
- a CDS encoding DegT/DnrJ/EryC1/StrS family aminotransferase, with protein sequence MVPRFSRSFTQQEPLSEAAIEAAVAVLRHGRLHRYNLTEGEAGEVALLEEAFAAFTGARFALAVASGGYALATALRALQVGPGEPVLTNAFTLAPVPGAIASLGARPVLVEVTSDLVIDLGHLEARIAGTGARVLLLSHMRGHICDMDRLMAICDGAGVAVIEDCAHTMGAAWNGVASGRHGAMACYSTQTYKHLNSGEGGLLISDDPELMARAILLSGSYMMYPRHRAAPGPEHFEGLLAEMPNVSGRMDALRAAILRPQLAELPDRVARWAELYRALEAGLRGCPGITLIERPAAERFVGSSFQFRLPGWPPERIADFLGRTAARGVELKWFGAEQPQGFTSRYVHWGYVAPEPLPQTDRALAGLIDLRLPLTFSPADCHEIAAILVEEIAADRA
- a CDS encoding HAD-IA family hydrolase, which translates into the protein MRTVIFDLDGTLADTSRDLIDAANACFEALGQGRPLDPEADAATAFLGGRAMLRLGFERLGRIGDDAPVAEQFPLLLDHYAAGLDRHTRLYPGAVAAVERLREAGIGVGICTNKPAALAEELMTRLGVRGLFASLVGADTLPVRKPDPAPYALAVEQVGGQVGRSMLVGDSGTDRATARAAGVPCVLVSFGPAADEMSALEPEALMADYAELDGLVAKLLPAA
- the glmU gene encoding bifunctional UDP-N-acetylglucosamine diphosphorylase/glucosamine-1-phosphate N-acetyltransferase GlmU, which codes for MPTALILLAAGQGNRMMSDRAKVLHEVAGAPLLAHAMAAGRALDSARTVVVTGHQAEAVRAAALDIDPEVAVAEQTERLGTGHAVAQARPALEGFSGDAIVLYGDTPFIRPGTLEAMAAARARHAVVVLGFHAADPKRYGRLVMAGETLDRIVEYNDATEDERALTLCNSGVIAADCATLFELIGALSNDNAAGEYYLTDVVGLARARGLSAGVVICDEAETLGVNSRADLAAAEAAFQARARAEALENGVTLVAPETVFFAFDTVIGRDAVIEPNVIFGPDVTVESGARIRAFSHLEGCHVSRGAVVGPFARLRPGAELAEDVRVGNFVEIKNAQVAEGAKVNHLTYIGDATIGERANIGAGTVTCNYDGVFKHRTEIGAHAFIGSDTMLVAPVSIGAHAMTASGSVITSDVPEDALALGRARQQVKPGLARRLMDRLRAEKAKRKG
- the glmS gene encoding glutamine--fructose-6-phosphate transaminase (isomerizing); translation: MCGIVGVLGDHEAAPLLVAALGRLEYRGYDSAGIATVNAGRLDRRRAVGKLVNLSDLLVHEPLPGKAGIGHTRWATHGAPTLANAHPQRAGRVAVVHNGIIENFRTLRDELGARGIGFESDTDTETVAHLTQTYLDEGMAPREAAARALDRLEGAFALLFLFEGEDDLMIAARKGSPLAIGHGEGEMFVGSDAIALAPLTNRITYLEEGDRAVVTRAGAEIFDAAGDLVLREIRTIEIDATRIEKGGYKHFMAKEIAEQPAVLGDALQHYLGEEGTEITLPGGGIDFSGVTRITMVACGTAYLACLTAKYWIERLARLPVDVDVASEFRYREPPIPEGTLAIFVSQSGETADTLAALRYCTGRADRIVSVVNVPESSIARESDLALPILAGAEIGVASTKAFTCQLAVLALVALDAARQRGRLAPADLARHLASLQAMPARFNAALALHEPIRRLAERLAETTDVLFLGRGAMYPLALEGALKLKEISYIHAEGYASGELKHGPIALVEKTVPVIVMAPHDRLFDKTVSNMQEVMARGGPVLLITDARGAAEAGSGVWETLIMPEASDLFAPMLYALPVQLLAYHTAVAKGTDVDQPRNLAKSVTVE
- a CDS encoding ABC transporter permease, giving the protein MRSLLNTLRLMLKELRAIRRDRVMAVLILYVFTVATWMVANAASTEIRDLAVAVVDEDRSPLSHRLTDAIRPPLFQEAPVLSPEAAAAAQLEGRYVLVLSIPPDFERDLRSGHAPKLMLLVDATAMAQAGNGATFLQQLLADELQDYADPGGDGTAPVDVVFRNRFNPNLTATWFTSVMQLMNNVTILTLILSGAAMIREREQGTIEHVLVMPVRPHEIVLSKILASGLVILLASVASLVTVIHWGLGVPLTNSLGLYVLGAAVYVVAVGSIGLLLATFTRNMGQFGLLVIPVIIVMLLLSGGVTPLESMPDWMQAVIRTVSPAPHFVAFAQSVLYRDAGFAQVAGELLRMAAMAALALGVVLVRFRKVLSG
- the rbbA gene encoding ribosome-associated ATPase/putative transporter RbbA is translated as MAPVPEHSPGAGGIAAEIAGLTHRYGGKAALSGIGLAVPAGCMTGLIGPDGVGKSTLLGLVAGVRRLQEGQLRVLGRDMSDPAARRALAPRIAYMPQGLGRNLYPTLSVRENLEFFGRLFGQGAAERGHRIGMLLEATGLAPFPDRPAGKLSGGMKQKLGLCSALIHDPDLLLLDEPTTGVDPLSRRQFWELIDRIRAEMPGMSVLVATAYMEEADRFEWLAAMNAGQVLASGSPAELKAKAGAATLEEAFVRLLPDRPEAPPLVSRPLGEGSGRVAIAARHLTRRFGDFTAVDDVSFTIPEGEIFGFLGSNGCGKSTTMKMLTGLLDPSEGEAELFGRKLRASDIESRMRIGYMSQGFSLYSELTVRQNLELHADLYHLPKERRGPRVDEVLAEFELDRLADRLPWDLPLGQRQRLQLAVATLHAPQVLILDEPTSGVDPVARDAFWRTLMSLSRDKGVTIFISTHFMNEAERCDRISLMHAGRVLDVGTPAEIVARRGAASLEEAFISCLEAELAPDQTAPAAPVAAPQTETVPRFGGLTRLWAYCWRETLELMRDPIRVFFALAGPAILLLTMGYGISFDVDRLSFAVRDQDRSPESRELVEQFTSIRQFAETENLGGPSDLGDRMARGDLTVALEIPDEYGRDLRRGDVPEVSLWIDGAMPFRAETARSYTLGLMSDYAGRRAPGAGPAVGIENRFLFNQAFKSAHAMVPSMMMVILMLIPAIMSAISVVREKETGTIANFRSTPVTRIEFLLGKQLPYLAIAWASFWMLYAIGRTVFGVPFTGSLPALAASSFLYVFATTGFGQLISAFTRSQVAAVFATSVLSIIPAVNFSGLILPVASLDTPGRLVGQSFPSAWYQAVTNGTFLKGFGWAEIAPNAAVLAGFCMIYLSLAILGLRKQEA